In one Tessaracoccus palaemonis genomic region, the following are encoded:
- a CDS encoding PLD nuclease N-terminal domain-containing protein has translation MIRVLLIVAVVMLTVYCVVEVAQSRAGQVRAMPRWLWAFLVICAPVVGPLSWLFFGRPSAGTPSPRVAKAPDDDEDFLRGLR, from the coding sequence ATGATCCGGGTTCTCCTCATCGTCGCAGTGGTGATGCTCACCGTGTACTGCGTGGTCGAGGTCGCCCAGAGCAGAGCGGGACAGGTCCGCGCGATGCCGCGCTGGCTGTGGGCCTTCCTGGTGATCTGCGCGCCGGTCGTCGGTCCGCTCAGCTGGCTGTTCTTCGGCCGCCCCAGCGCGGGCACGCCTTCGCCGCGCGTCGCGAAGGCCCCCGACGATGACGAGGACTTCCTCCGCGGCCTGCGCTGA
- a CDS encoding cation diffusion facilitator family transporter encodes MSSPRVDLTKFAWLSIATALVTIALKAGAWLLTGSVGLLSDAAESVVNLVAAVVALIALRVAAKPADKNHHFGHSKAEYFSSAIEGVMIFVAAAVIVVLAIRRLLEPQPLEQVGIGLLISIVAALINGAVAMVLLRAGRRHNSITLRADGNHLMTDLITSVGVVVGVGLVALTGWIWLDPVVALLVGINILWTGWRLVSESASGLMDEALPKETNQRLREILAEHSTDYVKFHAMRTRVSGARAFMEMHMLVPGEWSVKRGHDQLEDLVDEIRAEFPDLYVTGHLEPVEDPRSYEDEFLDS; translated from the coding sequence ATGAGTTCCCCCCGCGTCGACCTGACCAAGTTCGCCTGGCTGTCCATCGCGACGGCGCTCGTCACCATCGCGCTGAAGGCCGGTGCGTGGCTGTTGACGGGGTCGGTCGGCCTGCTGTCGGACGCCGCCGAGTCCGTGGTGAACCTCGTGGCCGCCGTCGTCGCGCTCATCGCGTTGCGGGTCGCGGCAAAGCCAGCCGACAAGAACCACCATTTCGGGCACTCCAAGGCCGAGTACTTCTCCTCGGCCATCGAGGGCGTCATGATCTTCGTGGCCGCCGCCGTGATCGTCGTGCTGGCCATCCGCCGCCTGCTCGAGCCCCAGCCGCTCGAACAGGTCGGGATCGGCCTGCTGATCTCCATCGTCGCTGCGCTCATCAACGGCGCGGTGGCGATGGTGCTGCTCCGCGCCGGCCGCCGGCACAACTCCATCACGCTGCGCGCCGACGGCAACCACCTGATGACCGACCTCATCACGTCCGTCGGCGTCGTCGTCGGCGTCGGCCTGGTCGCTCTGACAGGGTGGATCTGGCTCGACCCCGTCGTCGCGCTGCTGGTGGGCATCAACATCCTCTGGACCGGCTGGCGGCTCGTCTCCGAGTCGGCCTCCGGCCTGATGGACGAGGCGCTGCCGAAGGAGACCAACCAGCGTCTCCGCGAGATCCTGGCCGAGCACAGCACCGACTACGTCAAGTTCCACGCCATGCGCACGCGCGTCTCGGGGGCGCGGGCGTTCATGGAGATGCACATGCTCGTGCCGGGGGAGTGGAGCGTGAAGCGCGGACACGACCAGCTGGAGGATCTCGTCGACGAGATCCGGGCCGAGTTCCCCGACCTCTACGTGACCGGCCACCTCGAGCCCGTCGAGGACCCCCGCAGCTACGAGGACGAGTTCCTCGACAGCTGA
- a CDS encoding AMP-binding protein, which translates to MDVDRVQAFLDGGPGLWLADGDGVAPDGCAVVATSGSTGSAKLVILSRSALVAAAEAAVQRLGYRATWHLALSPRYVAGLMVLVRGLLGAGVREASASLGDLDPAPGRNCLSIVATQLYRALDDPETASRLAAFDAVLVGGAALGAELRARAEAAGIPVIETYGMSETCGGVVWDGVPLPGVDIRLGEHGRVAIAGPTVFAGYLGRPELTAATLVDGAVLTADRAHVADGRIAIDGRFDDVVISGGVNVDLAVVRAAVAALDPETAVLSEPDAEWGVIVVLVATGGTLAGWRDRLRGSLPSPFLPRRLVLVDRLPRTQGGKPDRVKLRHLLDSSAT; encoded by the coding sequence ATGGACGTCGACCGGGTGCAGGCCTTCCTCGACGGAGGGCCCGGCCTCTGGCTCGCCGACGGTGACGGCGTCGCCCCCGACGGCTGCGCTGTCGTGGCGACGTCGGGCTCGACCGGGTCCGCCAAGCTCGTGATCCTGAGCCGGTCGGCGCTCGTCGCAGCCGCTGAGGCGGCCGTCCAGCGGCTCGGCTATCGCGCGACCTGGCACCTGGCCCTGTCCCCGCGCTACGTGGCGGGGCTGATGGTGCTCGTCCGCGGCCTGCTCGGCGCCGGCGTGCGCGAGGCTTCAGCGTCCCTGGGGGACCTCGACCCGGCCCCCGGCCGCAACTGCCTCTCGATCGTCGCGACGCAGTTGTACCGCGCGCTGGACGACCCCGAGACCGCGTCGCGGCTTGCCGCCTTCGATGCCGTGCTGGTCGGGGGAGCCGCGCTCGGCGCCGAGCTGCGGGCCAGGGCCGAGGCCGCGGGCATCCCCGTCATCGAGACCTACGGCATGAGCGAGACGTGCGGCGGCGTCGTGTGGGACGGCGTCCCGCTGCCCGGCGTCGACATCCGGCTCGGTGAGCACGGCCGCGTCGCCATCGCCGGGCCGACGGTGTTCGCCGGCTACCTCGGGCGACCGGAGTTGACCGCCGCGACCCTGGTCGACGGCGCGGTCCTGACCGCCGACCGGGCGCACGTCGCCGACGGGCGGATCGCCATCGACGGCCGCTTCGACGACGTCGTGATCAGTGGCGGGGTCAACGTCGACCTGGCGGTCGTGCGTGCGGCGGTCGCGGCGCTGGACCCGGAGACCGCGGTGCTGTCGGAGCCCGACGCGGAGTGGGGCGTCATCGTCGTCCTGGTGGCGACGGGCGGCACGCTCGCAGGCTGGCGCGACCGGCTCCGCGGCAGTCTGCCGAGCCCGTTCCTGCCGCGCAGGTTGGTCCTTGTCGATCGCCTACCGCGCACGCAGGGGGGCAAGCCAGACCGCGTGAAGCTGCGCCACCTCCTAGACTCGTCGGCGACATGA
- the menD gene encoding 2-succinyl-5-enolpyruvyl-6-hydroxy-3-cyclohexene-1-carboxylic-acid synthase, producing the protein MSSIALGATIVDALIGAGVTDVVLAPGSRSAALALAVDRAAKEGSLRLHVRVDERVAGFTALGIAKASRRAVAVVTTSGTATANLGPAAMEATAAGVPLLLITADRPAHLVGSGANQTGDQAGILGPSALAVLRIGSESGDGNDWAAVVQRGVVLAEGRRTRRAGAVQVNVEFAPPLVGELPPARPRPLRVSPSAGHSTVDLDSRRTVVLVGDATPEEGAEARALAELSGAPLLAEPSSNARVGANAVPDYRLRLGALGGDVERVVVFGHPTLSRPVTTLLSRDDVELVVVSPGATWVDPGHRAAVVADRVLLEDQDPEWLPRWFEPLPEATPPTGRDLVARTVLESLGPEDDLVLGASSIIRSADLAPIRERGPRAFANRGLAGIDGTVATATGLALATGHPTTVLLGDLTAQHDLGALVRPPSEPWPERLRVVVVDDRGGSIFRGLEQGAPEYADSFDRVFLTPQGVDLVAVAAALGWRAVRVVPDDLAATLAGDAEFIVVDV; encoded by the coding sequence ATGAGCAGCATCGCGCTGGGCGCGACCATCGTCGACGCCCTGATCGGGGCCGGCGTCACCGACGTCGTGCTGGCGCCCGGCTCCCGGAGCGCGGCCCTGGCACTGGCCGTCGACCGCGCCGCGAAGGAGGGGAGCCTCAGGCTGCACGTCCGCGTGGACGAGCGCGTCGCCGGCTTCACCGCGCTCGGGATCGCGAAGGCGAGCCGTCGCGCGGTGGCCGTCGTCACCACGTCGGGCACCGCCACCGCCAACCTCGGGCCCGCCGCCATGGAGGCCACCGCGGCCGGCGTTCCGCTGCTGCTGATCACCGCCGACCGGCCGGCGCACCTCGTCGGGAGCGGGGCCAACCAGACCGGCGACCAGGCGGGCATCCTCGGCCCGTCGGCGCTCGCCGTTCTCAGGATCGGCTCCGAGTCGGGCGACGGGAACGACTGGGCCGCGGTGGTCCAGCGGGGCGTCGTGCTTGCGGAGGGCCGTCGGACCCGCCGCGCGGGGGCGGTGCAGGTCAACGTCGAGTTCGCTCCGCCGCTGGTGGGCGAGCTGCCCCCGGCCCGGCCCCGTCCACTGCGCGTCTCGCCGTCGGCGGGGCACAGCACCGTCGACCTGGACTCCCGGCGCACCGTCGTGCTCGTCGGGGACGCGACCCCCGAGGAGGGCGCGGAGGCCCGCGCCCTGGCGGAGCTCAGCGGGGCGCCGCTGCTCGCCGAGCCGTCGTCCAACGCGCGCGTCGGGGCCAACGCCGTGCCGGACTACCGGCTGCGGCTGGGCGCGCTCGGCGGCGACGTCGAGCGGGTCGTCGTGTTCGGGCATCCGACCCTGTCACGCCCGGTCACCACGCTGCTGTCCCGCGACGACGTCGAGCTGGTCGTGGTCAGCCCCGGGGCCACGTGGGTCGACCCGGGGCATCGCGCGGCGGTCGTCGCCGACCGCGTGCTGCTCGAGGATCAGGACCCCGAGTGGCTGCCGCGCTGGTTCGAGCCCCTGCCCGAGGCCACCCCTCCGACCGGCCGGGACCTCGTCGCCCGGACTGTGCTCGAGTCGCTCGGACCCGAGGACGACCTCGTGCTCGGCGCCAGCTCGATCATCCGCTCCGCCGACCTCGCCCCCATCCGGGAGCGCGGCCCGCGGGCGTTCGCGAACCGCGGCCTGGCGGGCATCGACGGCACCGTCGCCACCGCGACGGGGCTCGCGCTCGCGACCGGGCATCCCACGACCGTGCTGCTCGGCGACCTCACGGCCCAGCACGACCTCGGCGCCCTCGTGCGACCCCCGTCGGAGCCGTGGCCGGAGCGGCTGCGGGTGGTGGTCGTCGACGATCGCGGCGGCTCGATCTTCCGCGGCCTGGAGCAGGGGGCGCCTGAGTACGCCGACAGCTTCGACCGCGTGTTCCTCACGCCCCAGGGCGTTGACCTGGTGGCGGTCGCCGCGGCGCTCGGCTGGCGGGCGGTCCGGGTCGTGCCCGACGACCTCGCCGCCACGCTGGCCGGCGACGCCGAGTTCATCGTCGTCGACGTCTAG
- the dhaL gene encoding dihydroxyacetone kinase subunit DhaL translates to MPTVAAVSEWLDECTHVFEGRVDELNELDGILGDGDHGTNMYRGFAAARRLDLSECPHANDAMRQVGMSLVGTVGGASGPLFGTLLLRVGATWPEHLTLAGVAASLRQGTNGVMARGKAVRGDKTMVDVLLPAIDSLEADARRGADLESAILDAVDAADEARDATAAMVAHRGRSALKSESSVGVVDPGAVSTALILRTGATRIREELRARAA, encoded by the coding sequence ATGCCGACCGTGGCTGCCGTCTCCGAGTGGCTCGACGAGTGCACCCACGTGTTTGAAGGGCGCGTCGACGAGCTGAATGAACTGGACGGCATCCTGGGGGACGGGGATCACGGCACGAACATGTACCGCGGCTTCGCGGCGGCCCGCCGGCTCGACCTGAGCGAGTGTCCCCACGCCAACGACGCGATGCGCCAGGTGGGCATGTCCCTGGTCGGGACCGTGGGCGGCGCCTCCGGCCCGCTGTTCGGCACCCTGCTGCTGCGGGTGGGCGCAACCTGGCCTGAGCACCTCACGCTTGCCGGCGTCGCCGCGTCGCTGCGGCAGGGCACCAACGGTGTGATGGCGCGCGGCAAGGCCGTGCGGGGCGACAAGACCATGGTCGACGTGCTGCTGCCGGCCATCGACTCCCTCGAGGCCGACGCCCGACGCGGGGCCGACCTGGAGTCGGCGATCCTCGACGCCGTCGACGCGGCCGACGAGGCCCGCGACGCGACCGCCGCGATGGTCGCGCACCGCGGCCGCTCCGCGCTGAAGTCCGAGAGCTCGGTCGGCGTCGTCGACCCCGGCGCCGTGTCAACCGCTCTCATCCTGCGCACCGGCGCGACCCGCATCCGCGAGGAGTTGCGCGCCAGGGCCGCCTGA
- a CDS encoding 1,4-dihydroxy-2-naphthoate polyprenyltransferase, producing MNSSLAVWVAGARPRTLPAAIAPILAGAASALAVAGATGGRFWLITALCAVVALALQVGVNYANDYSDGVRGTDDDRVGPLRLVGSGLASAQAVRTAAFAAFGVGAVAGLVVVALSGQWWLLLVGAVSIVAAWFYTGGTTPYGYLGLGEVMVFVFFGLVATVGTTYVLAGVAPLHAWLAGAAVGALASGILVANNLRDIATDRVAGKLTLPARLGDPRSRIFYAGLCAFAGVCVVGFAALTTWWALLALLGLLLLVAPLRLVLGGAMGPRLIPVIQGTGMAEIGIGLGLLVGTFLA from the coding sequence ATGAACTCCTCTCTTGCAGTCTGGGTCGCCGGCGCGCGGCCCCGCACGCTCCCCGCAGCCATCGCACCCATCCTCGCCGGAGCCGCCTCGGCGCTGGCCGTCGCGGGGGCGACGGGGGGCCGGTTCTGGCTCATCACGGCCCTGTGCGCGGTCGTCGCTCTCGCGCTGCAGGTCGGCGTCAACTACGCCAACGACTACTCCGACGGCGTCCGCGGTACCGACGACGACCGTGTCGGGCCGCTGCGGCTCGTCGGCTCCGGGCTCGCATCCGCCCAGGCCGTCAGGACGGCCGCGTTCGCCGCCTTCGGCGTGGGCGCCGTAGCCGGGCTCGTCGTCGTGGCGCTCAGCGGCCAGTGGTGGCTGCTGCTCGTCGGCGCCGTGAGCATCGTCGCCGCCTGGTTCTATACCGGCGGGACGACACCCTACGGCTACCTCGGCCTCGGCGAGGTGATGGTCTTCGTGTTCTTCGGGCTCGTCGCCACGGTCGGCACCACCTACGTGCTCGCCGGCGTCGCCCCGCTGCACGCCTGGCTCGCCGGGGCGGCGGTCGGGGCGCTGGCCAGCGGCATCCTGGTCGCCAACAACCTGCGCGACATCGCCACCGACCGCGTCGCCGGGAAGCTGACGCTGCCCGCCCGCCTCGGCGACCCCCGCTCGCGCATCTTCTACGCCGGCCTCTGCGCCTTCGCAGGGGTCTGCGTCGTCGGGTTCGCGGCGCTGACCACCTGGTGGGCGCTGCTCGCACTGCTCGGGCTGCTGCTGCTCGTCGCGCCGCTGCGGCTCGTGCTCGGCGGCGCCATGGGGCCGAGGCTCATCCCGGTCATCCAGGGGACTGGCATGGCCGAGATCGGCATCGGGCTCGGGCTGCTGGTGGGGACGTTCCTCGCATGA
- a CDS encoding NAD(P)-dependent oxidoreductase: MKVLVPDAVRDTMPPIDGVEYVIIPASSPVPDEHLDAEVLVAWGQPPAVLQDAARRMTGLRLVQGFLAGPDSMVAAGFPEGVQLSSGVGLHDGPVAEHALGMALALVRNVPLALQRMCEHAWDPYLNGSVEPRGADGSVSTLNGANVTIWGFGSIASRLAPLLTALGARVTGAARSAGERHGYPVVAEDRLAATLAETDLLVMILPTSPSTAKALDAERLGQLKPGALLVNVGRGSTVDEAALIEALTSGRLAGAAIDVAATEPLPGDSPLWDAPNLLITPHVAGGRPQNPGDLLRHNIDAVLRGEGDVTNPIR; this comes from the coding sequence GTGAAGGTCCTTGTCCCCGACGCCGTGCGCGACACCATGCCCCCGATCGACGGCGTGGAGTACGTCATCATCCCCGCGTCCAGCCCCGTCCCCGACGAGCACCTCGACGCCGAGGTCCTGGTGGCCTGGGGGCAGCCGCCCGCGGTCCTGCAGGACGCCGCCCGGCGCATGACAGGGCTCAGGCTCGTCCAGGGTTTCCTCGCCGGGCCCGACTCCATGGTCGCAGCCGGCTTCCCCGAGGGCGTGCAGCTGTCCAGCGGCGTCGGCCTGCACGACGGCCCCGTCGCGGAGCACGCGCTCGGCATGGCGCTGGCGCTCGTGCGTAACGTCCCGCTGGCGCTGCAGCGCATGTGCGAGCACGCCTGGGACCCGTACCTCAACGGGTCGGTGGAACCGCGCGGGGCCGACGGCAGCGTCTCCACACTGAACGGCGCCAATGTCACGATCTGGGGTTTCGGGTCGATCGCGTCGCGACTCGCGCCGCTGCTGACCGCCCTGGGTGCCCGCGTCACCGGGGCCGCCCGCTCCGCCGGCGAACGGCACGGCTACCCGGTGGTGGCCGAGGACCGGCTGGCCGCGACGCTCGCCGAAACCGACCTGCTGGTGATGATCCTGCCGACCAGCCCCTCCACCGCGAAGGCCCTCGACGCGGAGCGGCTCGGACAGCTGAAGCCAGGCGCGCTGCTGGTCAACGTGGGGCGCGGCAGCACCGTCGACGAGGCGGCGCTGATCGAGGCGCTGACCTCGGGTCGGCTCGCTGGCGCGGCGATCGACGTCGCGGCGACCGAGCCGCTGCCCGGCGACTCCCCGCTCTGGGACGCGCCGAACCTGCTCATCACGCCCCACGTCGCGGGCGGCCGTCCTCAGAACCCTGGTGACCTGCTGCGGCACAACATCGACGCCGTCCTCCGCGGCGAGGGGGACGTGACCAACCCGATCCGGTGA
- a CDS encoding o-succinylbenzoate synthase, which produces MTAAPFVYDIPMAVGFRGIARRSGVLFEGPAGWAEWSPFPEYDDEEAAPWLVAALECAADGFPEPVRDTVEVNGIVPALAPQAAADRAVASGCHTIKVKVAGPGSVLGDDLARVRAVRAALPEARLRIDANGGWDLATATRALEALEPLRLEYAEQPCASVNDLAALRSRHTGVLIAADESIRRASDPLRVRDAGAADVAVLKVQPIGGIRACLDLAADLGLPVVVSSAVETSVGLRAGLALAAALPELPYACGLETSRLLAGDVTGEPLAPVDGALPVRDVAVDPSLLAAHRADDDLRDFWLRRLARVSRIVEEAR; this is translated from the coding sequence ATGACCGCGGCGCCGTTCGTCTACGACATCCCGATGGCCGTCGGCTTCCGCGGCATCGCGCGCCGCTCGGGGGTGCTCTTCGAGGGGCCCGCCGGGTGGGCCGAGTGGAGCCCTTTTCCCGAGTATGACGACGAGGAGGCGGCGCCGTGGCTGGTCGCGGCCCTCGAGTGTGCCGCCGACGGGTTCCCCGAGCCGGTGCGCGACACCGTCGAGGTGAACGGCATCGTCCCGGCGCTTGCCCCGCAGGCGGCCGCCGACCGCGCCGTCGCGTCGGGCTGTCACACCATCAAAGTCAAGGTCGCCGGGCCGGGGTCCGTACTCGGCGACGACCTCGCCCGCGTCCGCGCCGTCCGCGCCGCCCTGCCCGAGGCCAGGCTCCGCATCGACGCCAACGGCGGGTGGGACCTTGCCACCGCGACCCGCGCGCTGGAGGCGCTCGAGCCCCTGCGGCTGGAGTACGCCGAGCAGCCGTGCGCCAGCGTCAACGACCTGGCTGCGCTGCGCTCCCGCCACACGGGCGTCCTGATCGCCGCGGACGAGTCGATCCGCCGGGCCTCGGACCCGCTGCGCGTTCGCGACGCGGGCGCCGCCGACGTCGCCGTGCTCAAGGTGCAGCCCATCGGCGGGATCCGCGCCTGCCTGGACCTGGCCGCGGACCTCGGCCTGCCCGTCGTGGTGTCCAGCGCCGTCGAGACATCAGTCGGGCTGCGGGCCGGCCTCGCGCTGGCAGCTGCGCTGCCCGAGCTGCCGTACGCCTGCGGGCTCGAGACGTCGCGACTGCTTGCCGGCGACGTCACCGGCGAGCCGCTGGCCCCCGTGGACGGGGCGCTGCCGGTGCGGGACGTGGCCGTCGACCCGTCGCTGCTCGCCGCGCACCGCGCCGACGACGATCTGCGGGACTTCTGGCTCCGGCGCCTTGCGCGGGTGTCGCGGATCGTGGAGGAGGCCAGATGA
- a CDS encoding glycine--tRNA ligase: MLTMQDALRRLSDYWTSKGCLTWQPFNTEVGAGTMNPATVLRVLGPEPWDVAYVEPSVRPDDSRYGENPNRLQTHTQFQVILKPEPGDPQELYLGSLEALGIDLSKHDVRFVEDNWQQPAIGAWGLGWEVWLDGMEITQFTYFQQVGGQNLDPIPVELTYGVERILMAQQGVTHFKDIVYAIAADGRPVTYGEAFGQQEYEMSRYYLDDADVEANRRLYETYVGEATRMVAERLPVPAHSYILKSSHAFNVLDARGAISTTERAKAFATMRRLMRDTAALWIERREELGFPLKREEAAVEAPVVDAPEVAHDAQPQTLALEIGVEELPPHVVPQTVDAVREALTAKLAATRLTHGSITVEGTPRRIVAVVEDVAASEPDAEQLRKGPKWSAAFDAEGNPSKALQGFMRGQGVTADQVVKAEIGGNEHAAVKATLEGRGVLEVVGGIVAEVVSGLRAEKNMRWNDADLSFSRAIRWLVVLWGDVVVPVRVSGLTSGRTTYLQRPVAGEESGRRADGALVGHLDVASAGELLSTIEAGAITLSSAERRAQVEERATALAESVGCTVDLEGESALVDEITNLVEDPHGVLGHFDERYLGLPDKILTTVMRKHQRYLPVYRDGKLAAHFVTMANGLCDDETVRAGNESVIRARYEDALFFWNSDLETKQADEFVPGLDKLTFEERLGSVGVRARRIADVAEKLADRVGLVGHERATLTRAGQLAKFDLATQMVVEMSSLAGFIAREYAVRMGETQAVADALFEMEQPHTSADPVPASTPGALLALGDRFDLLAAMFALGAKPTGSSDPFGLRRAALGVVRILREAAGTPLETLTIREGLTDAVARLAEQGIDVAPDAVDSALEFTIGRFAQLLRDEGTSADLVAAILPAADTPGYAARLLNELTGAQDDQRLRDLVATLVRITRILPAEALPQAGADVAVDESKLTEPAEVSLRDAVASVPAGTADGSVAGLLDATAPVVAAAARFFDDILVNAEDPEVRAARQGLLASVLALAPAGVDWKSLDVALG, encoded by the coding sequence GTGCTGACGATGCAAGACGCCCTGAGACGACTGTCCGACTACTGGACCTCGAAAGGCTGCCTGACCTGGCAGCCCTTCAACACGGAGGTCGGCGCGGGAACCATGAACCCCGCGACCGTGCTGCGCGTGCTCGGTCCCGAGCCGTGGGACGTCGCCTATGTCGAGCCGTCCGTCCGCCCCGACGACTCCCGCTACGGCGAGAACCCGAACCGTCTGCAGACGCACACGCAGTTCCAGGTCATCCTGAAGCCCGAGCCGGGCGACCCGCAGGAGCTGTACCTGGGCTCGCTCGAGGCGCTGGGCATCGACCTGTCCAAGCACGACGTCCGTTTCGTCGAGGACAACTGGCAGCAGCCGGCCATCGGCGCCTGGGGCCTCGGCTGGGAGGTGTGGCTGGACGGCATGGAGATCACGCAGTTCACCTACTTCCAGCAGGTCGGCGGCCAGAACCTCGACCCGATCCCCGTCGAGCTGACCTACGGCGTCGAGCGCATCCTCATGGCCCAGCAGGGCGTCACGCACTTCAAGGACATCGTCTACGCCATCGCCGCCGACGGGCGCCCCGTGACCTACGGGGAGGCCTTCGGGCAGCAGGAGTACGAGATGAGCCGCTACTACCTGGACGACGCGGACGTCGAGGCGAACCGCCGCCTGTACGAGACCTACGTCGGCGAGGCGACGCGCATGGTCGCCGAGCGGCTCCCCGTCCCGGCCCACAGCTACATCCTGAAGTCGAGCCACGCGTTCAACGTGCTCGACGCCCGCGGCGCGATCTCGACCACCGAGCGCGCCAAGGCCTTCGCCACGATGCGCCGCCTGATGCGCGACACCGCCGCGCTGTGGATCGAGCGCCGCGAGGAGCTGGGCTTCCCGCTGAAGCGCGAGGAGGCCGCCGTCGAGGCTCCGGTCGTCGACGCGCCCGAGGTCGCGCACGACGCGCAGCCGCAGACGCTGGCCCTCGAGATCGGCGTCGAGGAGCTGCCGCCGCACGTCGTCCCCCAGACGGTCGACGCGGTACGCGAGGCGCTGACCGCCAAGCTCGCCGCCACCCGCCTGACCCATGGTTCGATCACCGTCGAAGGAACGCCGCGCCGCATCGTCGCGGTCGTCGAGGACGTCGCCGCGAGCGAGCCCGACGCCGAGCAGCTCCGCAAGGGCCCGAAGTGGTCCGCGGCGTTCGACGCCGAGGGCAACCCGTCCAAGGCGCTGCAGGGCTTCATGCGCGGCCAGGGCGTCACCGCCGACCAGGTCGTCAAGGCCGAGATCGGCGGCAACGAGCACGCCGCGGTCAAGGCCACGCTGGAGGGCCGCGGGGTCCTCGAGGTCGTCGGCGGGATCGTCGCCGAGGTCGTCTCCGGGCTGCGCGCCGAGAAGAACATGCGCTGGAACGACGCCGACCTGTCCTTCTCACGCGCCATCCGCTGGCTCGTCGTCCTGTGGGGCGATGTCGTCGTCCCGGTGCGCGTCTCCGGGCTGACCTCCGGCCGCACCACCTACCTGCAGCGCCCCGTCGCGGGCGAGGAGTCCGGCCGTCGCGCCGACGGCGCGCTCGTCGGCCACCTGGACGTCGCCTCCGCGGGCGAGCTGCTCAGCACCATCGAGGCCGGCGCGATCACGCTGTCGAGCGCCGAGCGTCGCGCTCAGGTCGAGGAGCGGGCCACGGCGCTGGCCGAGTCCGTCGGCTGCACCGTCGATCTGGAGGGCGAGAGCGCCCTGGTCGACGAGATCACCAACCTGGTGGAGGACCCGCACGGCGTGCTCGGCCACTTCGACGAGCGCTACCTCGGCCTGCCGGATAAGATCCTCACCACGGTGATGCGCAAGCACCAGCGCTACCTCCCCGTCTACCGGGACGGGAAGCTCGCCGCCCACTTCGTCACGATGGCCAACGGCCTGTGCGACGACGAGACCGTCCGCGCCGGCAACGAGTCGGTCATCCGGGCCCGCTACGAGGACGCCCTGTTCTTCTGGAACTCCGACCTCGAGACGAAGCAGGCCGACGAGTTCGTCCCCGGCCTCGACAAGCTCACGTTCGAGGAGCGCCTTGGCTCGGTGGGTGTCCGCGCCCGCCGCATCGCCGACGTCGCGGAGAAGCTCGCCGACCGCGTCGGGCTCGTAGGCCACGAGCGCGCGACGCTGACGCGCGCCGGCCAGCTGGCGAAGTTCGACCTGGCGACGCAGATGGTCGTCGAGATGAGCTCGCTCGCCGGGTTCATCGCCCGCGAGTACGCCGTCCGGATGGGCGAGACCCAGGCCGTCGCCGACGCGCTGTTCGAGATGGAGCAGCCGCACACCTCCGCCGACCCGGTCCCCGCCTCCACCCCGGGCGCCCTCCTGGCGCTGGGCGACCGCTTCGACCTGCTCGCCGCGATGTTCGCGTTGGGGGCCAAGCCCACCGGCTCGTCCGACCCGTTCGGCCTGCGCCGCGCGGCGCTCGGCGTCGTGCGGATCCTCCGCGAGGCCGCCGGCACCCCGCTCGAGACCCTGACCATCCGCGAGGGCCTGACCGACGCCGTCGCCCGCCTCGCGGAGCAGGGCATCGACGTGGCGCCCGACGCCGTGGACTCCGCGCTGGAGTTCACCATCGGCCGCTTCGCCCAGCTGCTGCGCGACGAGGGCACCTCCGCGGACCTCGTCGCCGCGATCCTCCCGGCCGCCGACACCCCCGGGTACGCCGCGCGGCTCCTCAACGAGCTGACAGGGGCTCAGGACGACCAGCGCCTCCGCGACCTGGTCGCCACGTTGGTGCGCATCACGCGCATCCTGCCGGCCGAGGCGCTGCCCCAGGCAGGCGCCGACGTGGCCGTCGACGAGTCGAAGCTCACCGAGCCCGCCGAGGTGTCGCTGCGCGACGCCGTCGCGTCGGTCCCGGCCGGGACGGCCGACGGCAGCGTCGCGGGCCTGCTGGACGCGACCGCACCCGTGGTCGCCGCGGCCGCCCGGTTCTTCGACGACATCCTCGTCAATGCCGAGGACCCGGAGGTCCGCGCCGCGCGTCAGGGGCTATTGGCCTCCGTGCTGGCGCTCGCGCCTGCCGGCGTCGACTGGAAGTCGCTGGACGTCGCCCTGGGCTGA